The proteins below come from a single Mesobacillus jeotgali genomic window:
- a CDS encoding GNAT family N-acetyltransferase, translating into MEIKIDDLTGAQVVSLIGEHLNGMKLHSPPESIHALGLGELKGPDITFWTVWSEEQLMGCGALKKLDSMHGELKSMRTATAHLRKGVAQAMLEHIIKEARKRGYARLSLETGSMEAFFPARKLYEKYGFVYCPPFGDYIEDQNSVFMTMEL; encoded by the coding sequence ATGGAAATTAAAATCGATGATCTAACAGGTGCTCAAGTGGTTTCATTGATTGGGGAACATTTGAACGGAATGAAACTCCACTCCCCTCCTGAGAGCATTCATGCGCTGGGGCTTGGTGAGTTAAAAGGACCGGATATTACCTTCTGGACAGTCTGGAGCGAGGAGCAGTTGATGGGCTGCGGTGCATTGAAGAAGCTTGATTCCATGCATGGTGAGCTCAAATCAATGAGAACCGCCACCGCTCACCTCCGAAAAGGCGTCGCACAGGCCATGCTTGAGCACATCATCAAGGAAGCCAGAAAGCGCGGCTATGCAAGACTGAGCCTGGAAACAGGTTCAATGGAAGCGTTCTTTCCTGCAAGAAAGCTCTATGAAAAATACGGCTTTGTTTATTGCCCTCCATTCGGTGATTACATAGAAGATCAGAACAGTGTATTTATGACGATGGAATTGTAA
- a CDS encoding YdeI/OmpD-associated family protein, producing the protein MTIISKLNLTKYSNLAVLNQPDDYDLFDGYKTQISGDHDAIFIFVESIEEMVEHTQSIINGQHLQEKGYLFFAYPKKGNKRYQSYVHRDEIFHAVKVGEDGYVENSDIKFSRMVSMDDVFTVVGLKREKKPAYKSTAASQCVADYEDNVHDVEKLLTDYPNERQFYKELTPGYQKDWARFIFSAKQQKTREKRQEQMVEVLSQGYKSMDLFRQKKK; encoded by the coding sequence ATGACAATCATAAGTAAATTAAATCTGACTAAGTATAGCAATCTGGCTGTACTCAACCAACCAGATGATTATGATCTTTTCGATGGTTATAAGACGCAAATTTCTGGAGACCATGATGCGATTTTCATTTTCGTCGAAAGTATTGAGGAGATGGTGGAACACACACAAAGCATCATTAATGGACAGCACTTGCAAGAAAAAGGTTACTTATTTTTTGCCTATCCGAAAAAAGGAAACAAGCGTTATCAATCTTATGTTCATAGAGATGAAATCTTCCACGCGGTAAAAGTAGGAGAAGATGGGTATGTGGAAAATAGCGATATTAAATTTTCGAGAATGGTCAGTATGGATGATGTTTTTACGGTCGTTGGATTAAAGCGAGAAAAGAAACCAGCATATAAGTCAACAGCAGCAAGTCAGTGTGTGGCTGATTACGAGGACAACGTCCATGATGTTGAAAAATTACTAACAGATTATCCAAATGAGCGACAATTTTATAAAGAACTCACCCCTGGATACCAAAAGGATTGGGCTCGATTTATTTTTTCAGCCAAGCAACAAAAAACGCGTGAAAAACGCCAGGAACAAATGGTCGAGGTTTTATCACAAGGATATAAATCCATGGATTTATTTCGTCAGAAAAAGAAATAA
- a CDS encoding MFS transporter, producing MTRLLWTLSIAQFLAMQVWFNFSAVMPVVEKEWGLSPTESGIIVAFFHIGYVAAVFFYSFLSDRYNPKYSFMYGALMAGVSGVLFSLLAQGFWSALLLRFISGIGIAGIYVPGMKIVAQTSSDRTRGAALGLFVGSLVVGSGFSLLVSGLFINLVGWQGVIFITSCSAILASALIHFSTIPENIHIHNQRLSMSLLKRVLTKRNLLVNISYTGHCWELYAMWAWIGPFMVYYFQTHEVSNAISVGNFIGAFVVMIGGFASFIGGRMSDSFGRLKSIKLFIYISICCSLVIGWLTPASMWILLPIVFIYGFTIIADSPIYNTMITEISDPEITGIALGIQSVLGFSATIFSPMIFGILLDYFNWGVAFTTIGAMTIITPICISLLRKWLSEDAKVA from the coding sequence TTGACTCGACTATTATGGACTTTATCGATAGCTCAGTTTCTGGCGATGCAGGTGTGGTTTAACTTTTCAGCGGTTATGCCTGTTGTTGAAAAAGAATGGGGCTTATCCCCGACGGAATCTGGGATTATCGTCGCTTTTTTTCATATAGGTTATGTGGCGGCGGTGTTTTTTTACAGCTTTTTGAGTGATCGTTATAATCCGAAATATTCGTTTATGTACGGGGCGCTGATGGCCGGGGTTTCGGGCGTGCTCTTCAGTTTATTGGCACAAGGATTCTGGTCGGCTCTATTACTGAGATTTATTTCAGGTATTGGGATTGCGGGTATTTATGTTCCGGGGATGAAAATTGTTGCGCAAACATCGAGCGATAGAACACGAGGTGCAGCGCTGGGGCTTTTTGTTGGGTCGCTTGTCGTTGGCTCGGGATTTTCGCTGCTTGTCTCTGGGTTATTCATTAACCTGGTCGGCTGGCAAGGGGTCATTTTCATCACTTCATGTTCGGCAATTCTGGCATCCGCGTTAATCCACTTTTCCACCATTCCTGAAAACATCCATATTCATAACCAGCGTTTGAGTATGTCGCTTTTAAAACGAGTGCTCACCAAAAGAAACCTGCTGGTGAACATCAGTTACACCGGCCATTGTTGGGAACTGTATGCGATGTGGGCTTGGATTGGCCCTTTTATGGTGTATTACTTTCAGACGCATGAGGTCAGCAATGCCATTTCTGTCGGTAATTTTATCGGAGCGTTTGTGGTGATGATTGGCGGCTTTGCCAGCTTTATCGGCGGGAGAATGTCGGATTCTTTTGGCCGGCTAAAATCAATCAAGCTATTTATTTATATTAGTATTTGCTGTTCATTGGTGATTGGCTGGCTGACGCCTGCGAGTATGTGGATTTTGCTTCCGATTGTTTTCATATATGGATTTACGATTATTGCTGATTCACCGATTTATAACACGATGATCACAGAAATATCCGATCCGGAGATAACCGGCATTGCATTAGGGATCCAGTCCGTTTTAGGGTTCAGTGCCACGATTTTTTCACCGATGATTTTTGGCATTCTGCTCGATTACTTCAATTGGGGTGTTGCTTTTACGACCATTGGGGCAATGACAATCATAACGCCAATTTGCATTTCGTTGTTAAGGAAGTGGCTGAGTGAGGATGCAAAGGTCGCATAG